One Drosophila teissieri strain GT53w chromosome X, Prin_Dtei_1.1, whole genome shotgun sequence genomic window, GTCCGAAATAAATGTGTTTGATGATTATAATATATTGAGCTACATATATAGCtacatgtaaaataaataacattacATTCTTGTACTGGTACTATCCACATATTCCTGAGATTATCATGTTGCTATCGTATAACGTTTTAGAGAAATCCAATGGAATCTAAATGTAGGATATAACATTTGATATGTTTTGTGGGTATGAGAAGTAAGTTGCAATTGGTTGATTTGCGGAAGCTGATGGGATGTTGCTTGACAAATTTCTAGCAGAATCCAAGAATATTGATAAGACAAtggattattttttttttgtatatattcgCTTTATTGAAATCGTAGATGGCGTGGTTCAGAGGTCATAGCCAAGGGCTAACCGGTGGATCGCTCAGTTGCGGCGGCGGTTGGCGCGACGACGCTGGCGCAGGCGGCTCAGGCGGTTGTTGCGGCGCTGACGGCGGCGGGCGTTGCGGTGGCGGCGGTTCTGGGAGCGACGCTTCTGCTGGCTGCGGCGGGACTGGTTGCgacgcttctgctgctggcggcgAAGGGCACGACGGCGTTTGTTAACGGCACGGCGGCGGTTCTGGTTGGAACGGCGGCGGGCGTTGGACAGCTGCTTGCGCAGCTGGTCGTTGAGGTCCTTCTGGCGGCGCAGTTCGATTTCGCGGATCAGCTCGCTGTTGGACAGTTGGTTCTTGTTGCCGGAGGATCCGTTGGAGTTGCTGGCGCGACGGCGCATGGCAGAGGATGAGGAAGCTGAGACTTTGGGAGCCACGAGCTGGAAGCCGTCCTCTTCGTTATCGTCATCCTCCTGCTCGTCATCCTGGTTCAGATACtttccctcctcctcctcctgctcgaactcgtcgtcgtcgtcctcgttcTCCTCCACCTGGTTGTTGAATGAACGACGGGAGCTAGAGCTATCGGTAGTAGTAGGGGATGCAGTAGTGGGTGTGGTGGTTGATGTGGACGTTCCGGTGGACGTTGTGGGTCCAGTGGGAGAAGTCGTGATCGTGGTGGTGCTGGGCTcagtggtagtggtggtggcagGTGCCGCCGGTGGGCAGGATGGCTGCTTCAGGGCCAACAGCTGCTGCAAGTTGCGTGCCTCGACCTGCACTGGCTGCTTGAACAGGCGGTACTTGGACTGCTGGGCGGTCTCCTGGGCGGACTCATCGTTGGAGCGGGCAACTGGTGAATGGTGAATACATTATTGTAGCTTATGTAGGTTATTGGTCACTCAGTTCATTCGTAGTCCGCTGGAATCTCCGCTTACATAGCCAGGAGTGGACATTTTCCGAAAAATAGACTGCAAACTAAACTCACCAGCCGCCTGGGCAATAATTGCTGTGCCCAGCACCAGCAGAGCTCCGTAGAAGAACTTCATCTTGCGCTTTTCCTTGGGATTTCCTGTGGAACTGATCTAGGC contains:
- the LOC122624866 gene encoding trichohyalin → MKFFYGALLVLGTAIIAQAAVARSNDESAQETAQQSKYRLFKQPVQVEARNLQQLLALKQPSCPPAAPATTTTTEPSTTTITTSPTGPTTSTGTSTSTTTPTTASPTTTDSSSSRRSFNNQVEENEDDDDEFEQEEEEGKYLNQDDEQEDDDNEEDGFQLVAPKVSASSSSAMRRRASNSNGSSGNKNQLSNSELIREIELRRQKDLNDQLRKQLSNARRRSNQNRRRAVNKRRRALRRQQQKRRNQSRRSQQKRRSQNRRHRNARRRQRRNNRLSRLRQRRRANRRRN